One window of the Athene noctua chromosome 5, bAthNoc1.hap1.1, whole genome shotgun sequence genome contains the following:
- the KANK4 gene encoding KN motif and ankyrin repeat domain-containing protein 4 isoform X6 codes for MKKKGYGFHAGGNGTKKNLQFVGVNGGYETTSSEDTSCEDSPSDGDAESETETPAHDLESTQEEARSESEGASLGTSSWETHQDDDLQEPSAEAEACTQHEADRCKPSEDFLADCQLLSKHLSEIGTTSDKHLQHVLSTVCQEWFRVSSRKSSSPEVVAAYLKALGAIQPQLLEMVVNLADRNGNTALHYSISHSNFQIAKLLLDTGVCRLDLQNRAGYTAVMLTPLAAAETGEDMEVVMKLLKEGDVNLRAAQGGQTALMLGVSHERDDMVRALLSCQADVNLQDEEGRTALMVACRQGNADIVRLLLAQPGCQVTLTDKGGNSALSLAQRAARGDIAALLRAHGQQSPSLSA; via the exons ATGAAAAAGAAAGGTTATGGTTTCCATGCAGGAGGCAATGGGACCAAAAAGAATCTTCAGTTTGTTGGGGTAAATGGTGG CTACGAAACGACTTCAAGCGAAGACACAAGTTGTGAAGACAGCCCATCCGACGGGGACGCAGAGAGCGAGACGGAAACGCCAGCCCATGATTTGGAGTCCACGCAGGAGGAAGCTAGAAGTGAAAGTGAGGGGGCTTCACTGGGGACCTCCTCGTGGGAGACACATCAGGACGATGACCTGCAGGAGCCGTCAGCAGAAGCAGAAGCTTGCACGCAGCACGAGGCTGACAG ATGCAAACCCTCTGAAGATTTCCTTGCCGACTGCCAGCTACTCAGCAAGCACCTCTCAGAAATCGGGACCACAAGCGACAAGCATCTG caGCATGTCCTGAGCACCGTCTGCCAGGAGTGGTTCCGGGTGTCGAGCCGCAAGTCTTCCAGCCCGGAGGTGGTCGCAGCGTATCTCAAGGCGCTGGGGGCCatccagccccagctcctggagATGGTGGTGAACCTGGCCGACAGGAACGGCAACACGGCTCTTCACTACAGCATTTCCCACTCCAACTTCCAGATTGCAAAGCTCCTGCTAGACACAG GCGTGTGCCGCCTGGACCTGCAGAACCGCGCCGGCTACACGGCGGTGATGCTCACGCCGCTGGCGGCCGCCGAGACGGGCGAGGACATGGAGGTGGTgatgaagctgctgaaggagggGGACGTCAACCTGCGAGCTGCCCAG GGAGGCCAGACCGCCCTGATGCTGGGGGTCAGCCACGAGCGGGACGACATGGTGCGAGCCCTCCTCTCCTGCCAGGCCGACGTCAACCTGCAGGACGAGGAGGGGAGGACGGCCCTGATGGTGGCCTGCAGGCAGGGCAACGCCGACATCGTCCGGCTCCTCTTGGCCCAGCCCGGCTGCCAGGTCACGCTCACGGACAAG gGCGGTAACTCGGCCCTGTCGCTGGCCCAGCGCGCTGCCCGGGGGGACATCGCCGCGCTCCTGCGAGCCCACGGCCAGCAGAGCCCGTCCCTCTCTGCCTGA
- the KANK4 gene encoding KN motif and ankyrin repeat domain-containing protein 4 isoform X2, whose protein sequence is MEKTDDGQSPKPDREREQPRSLPYSVETPYGFHLDLDFLKYVDDIEKGNTIRRVHIHRKAKQPKFSTLPRNFSLPENGSRGCTAAPSKSWTATCSFPQRKASLGAEEPPWPLLASESPFPVADEPSYRRKALLAETWRQAELGRQEGELRGRPQLLRASSMPAALPPGQPPPGDGRVPSPLRPPPQHGHDQSGSENTFRPVPRSPGSDNVLNLPPRGTSLEQDVSLGQKEHPGGGGPGLVQMQPLRQSQQLQLQVVVESRGEEGDAADASGHSALAGGEPASPAALQLAEENTNPGERELNVSEIAANVLKKAEEGSVQAGESKESCGPQPRDAGEPGGVAALKQQIAALEEQLGKKKEELEQIRAVLEQQDHEIKEKEKSIKLLASSKAQLEEKLCQENTEEAKLPSRRSGGALQCYDAAVNTDLSQVTGARQAHDKGINVNIPIPTKSIGCSVWRADDVNAQAMELGARRDQGLADAHTGVSGEGPGHFGEANMEAGLHAPCFTQLKIDEHLSDDNQNHRNNYDTQSLAAHAVTAESYRGTRIGSKAGENEADFGKDKPQDGLEEEGPPDHEDLPAVDPIGQYVKKIQELLQEQWLCLEHGYPELASAIKQPASKLSSIQNQLVNSLNSLLSAYSTQGPVDKENSNTHYQQLETSPTTSLKSIMKKKGYGFHAGGNGTKKNLQFVGVNGGYETTSSEDTSCEDSPSDGDAESETETPAHDLESTQEEARSESEGASLGTSSWETHQDDDLQEPSAEAEACTQHEADRCKPSEDFLADCQLLSKHLSEIGTTSDKHLQHVLSTVCQEWFRVSSRKSSSPEVVAAYLKALGAIQPQLLEMVVNLADRNGNTALHYSISHSNFQIAKLLLDTGVCRLDLQNRAGYTAVMLTPLAAAETGEDMEVVMKLLKEGDVNLRAAQGGQTALMLGVSHERDDMVRALLSCQADVNLQDEEGRTALMVACRQGNADIVRLLLAQPGCQVTLTDKGGNSALSLAQRAARGDIAALLRAHGQQSPSLSA, encoded by the exons CGTACGGCTTTCACTTGGACTTGGACTTCCTGAAGTACGTAGATGACATCGAGAAAGGAAACACCATCAGAAGGGTTCACATCCATCGGAAAGCCAAGCAACCAAAATTCAGCACCCTGCCCCGAAACTTCAGCCTACCCGAGAACGGCTCCCGGGGATGCACGGCTGCTCCCAGCAAGAGCTGGACGGCGACCTGCTCCTTCCCCCAGCGAAAAGCATCCCTGGGGGCAGAGGAGCCCCCCTGGCCCCTCCTGGCCAGCGAGTCACCCTTTCCCGTGGCCGATGAGCCGAGTTACCGGAGAAAAGCACTTCTGGCGGAGACGTGGCGGCAGGCGGAGCTGGGGCGGCAGGAGGGTGAGCTCCGGGGGCGGCCGCAGCTGCTGCGAGCTTCCAGCATGCCCGCTGCCCTGCCTCCCGGCCAGCCCCCGCCCGGGGACGGGAGGGTGCCCTCGCCCCTCCGGCCACCTCCCCAGCACGGCCACGATCAGAGCGGCTCCGAAAACACGTTTCGCCCCGTGCCACGTTCGCCAGGTTCTGACAACGTGTTAAATCTTCCCCCTCGGGGGACGAGCTTGGAGCAAGATGTGTCCTTGGGACAGAAGGAACATCCCGGCGGAGGTGGCCCAGGGCTGGTGCAGATGCAGCCGCTGCggcagagccagcagctgcagctgcaggtggtGGTGGAGAGCAGAGGCGAGGAGGGTGATGCCGCCGATGCCAGCGGTCACTCTGCCTTGGCCGGGGGTGAACCAGCCTCGCCGGCTGCCCTCCAGCTTGCAGAGGAGAACACGAACCCTGGGGAAAGGGAGTTAAATGTGAGTGAAATCGCTGCGAACGTGCTGAAgaaagctgaggaggggagtgtcCAGGCTGGAGAGAGCAAGGAGAGCTGTGGTCCTCAGCCTCGTGATGCTGGAGAGCCCGGCGGGGTTGCCGCGCTGAAGCAGCAGATCGCTGCtctggaggagcagctgggcaagAAGAAGGAAGAGCTTGAGCAGATCAGGGcagtgctggagcagcaggatcATGAGAtcaaggagaaggagaaaagcatTAAGTTACTGGCCAGCTCCAAAGCTCAGCTGGAAGAGAAGCTGTGtcaggaaaacactgaagagGCCAAGTTGCCGTCCAGGCGCAGCGGGGGGGCTTTGCAGTGCTATGATGCTGCGGTGAACACCGACCTCTCGCAGGTCACCGGGGCCAGGCAAGCCCACGATAAAGGCATCAACGTAAATATCCCAATCCCCACCAAATCCATAGGATGCAGTGTCTGGAGAGCAGACGATGTGAACGCGCAGGCGATGGAGCTGGGTGCTCGGAGAGACCAGGGACTGGCAGATGCTCACACCGGTGTCAGTGGAGAGGGACCGGGACATTTTGGTGAAGCAAACATGGAGGCTGGACTTCACGCACCGTGCTTCACCCAGCTGAAGATTGACGAGCACCTCAGCGATGACAATCAAAATCACAGGAATAACTATGACACCCAGAGTCTCGCTGCTCACGCGGTGACTGCAGAAAGCTATCGAGGAACGAGAATTGGCTCAAAAGCGGGTGAAAACGAGGCAGACTTTGGCAAAGATAAACCTCAAGATGGGCTGGAAGAGGAAGGTCCCCCTGACCACGAGGATCTCCCTGCTGTTGACCCCATCGGCcaatatgtaaaaaaaatccaggagCTTCTCCAGGAGCAGTGGCTGTGTTTGGAACATGGCTACCCCGAGTTAGCCAGCGCTATTAAGCAGCCGGCCTCCAAGCTCAGCTCCATTCAGAACCAATTAGTTAATTCTTTAAACTCGTTGCTGTCTGCCTACTCTACACAAGGGCCCGTGGATAAGGAGAATTCGAACACACACTATCAACAGTTGG AAACCTCTCCAACCACAAGTCTTAAATCTATCATGAAAAAGAAAGGTTATGGTTTCCATGCAGGAGGCAATGGGACCAAAAAGAATCTTCAGTTTGTTGGGGTAAATGGTGG CTACGAAACGACTTCAAGCGAAGACACAAGTTGTGAAGACAGCCCATCCGACGGGGACGCAGAGAGCGAGACGGAAACGCCAGCCCATGATTTGGAGTCCACGCAGGAGGAAGCTAGAAGTGAAAGTGAGGGGGCTTCACTGGGGACCTCCTCGTGGGAGACACATCAGGACGATGACCTGCAGGAGCCGTCAGCAGAAGCAGAAGCTTGCACGCAGCACGAGGCTGACAG ATGCAAACCCTCTGAAGATTTCCTTGCCGACTGCCAGCTACTCAGCAAGCACCTCTCAGAAATCGGGACCACAAGCGACAAGCATCTG caGCATGTCCTGAGCACCGTCTGCCAGGAGTGGTTCCGGGTGTCGAGCCGCAAGTCTTCCAGCCCGGAGGTGGTCGCAGCGTATCTCAAGGCGCTGGGGGCCatccagccccagctcctggagATGGTGGTGAACCTGGCCGACAGGAACGGCAACACGGCTCTTCACTACAGCATTTCCCACTCCAACTTCCAGATTGCAAAGCTCCTGCTAGACACAG GCGTGTGCCGCCTGGACCTGCAGAACCGCGCCGGCTACACGGCGGTGATGCTCACGCCGCTGGCGGCCGCCGAGACGGGCGAGGACATGGAGGTGGTgatgaagctgctgaaggagggGGACGTCAACCTGCGAGCTGCCCAG GGAGGCCAGACCGCCCTGATGCTGGGGGTCAGCCACGAGCGGGACGACATGGTGCGAGCCCTCCTCTCCTGCCAGGCCGACGTCAACCTGCAGGACGAGGAGGGGAGGACGGCCCTGATGGTGGCCTGCAGGCAGGGCAACGCCGACATCGTCCGGCTCCTCTTGGCCCAGCCCGGCTGCCAGGTCACGCTCACGGACAAG gGCGGTAACTCGGCCCTGTCGCTGGCCCAGCGCGCTGCCCGGGGGGACATCGCCGCGCTCCTGCGAGCCCACGGCCAGCAGAGCCCGTCCCTCTCTGCCTGA